A region of the Gambusia affinis linkage group LG11, SWU_Gaff_1.0, whole genome shotgun sequence genome:
ctgacaagaaaaaagGCCAAAGAAGCGCTCTAGCAAATAACCATAAGAACTGtggaaatacaataaaatttcCTGCGATTagcataaaatattacatattttctgaTAATCAAAAGAGGGGACTGTAATGAAATATTCTGTCACCTGGAAATAAAGTTAGATATTTTCTGCTAACAAAATTTTTCACCACAGTATTCATGACCATCTAAAATTAGATGTATGAGACAGTATTTATGCTAAATGAAGGACAACGGAAAACATCCGaaaagttgatgtttctttctatattttgtATCATTGTCTGTGGATTTTCAAGGGGGGCCCCTGGTCAGAggttaatgtgttttgagggACCATAGCAAGGAAACGTTTGGGAACCCCCCTTTGACTGCAGTTACAAATTCAAGTCTTTTGTCTAATCTTTTGCAAAACGGCTCAACTTAAGTCAGATTGGGTGGAGAAGCTCTGTCAACATCCATTTTCAAGTTTCCTCATTTGGATTTAGCTGTGGCCattctaaaaaacacaaagagaaagagaaaaaagagagagagaaaaaaaatagtgtgCTTTAATCTAAAATGCTCTGGTTGTGAATTTCAGGTTGTTATTCTGCTGGGAGATGAACCCTAGTTCACTCTAGTCTGGAGTGTTTtgcaactcttttttttttcagtgttgtcCGTGTTCCTGATAAAGAATAGCATCTCGTCTGACCCGAACACCTTTTACCACACGATTGCTACATATCCTGTGTGGTTTATGGCGACATGCAAACAATTTCCTGCCACTTTCTTATTAAACCATTTGTCTTTACTATTTCAACTATCTTCTTGCCTGGTGTTTCAGTTTTGGTTGGACCTGCTGATGTGGTACAACTGCATGTttccactactttgtgttagcCCATCCCGACAAAATTCATCGTATTATAGTTTCaccatgacaaaatatgaaaagtttaaGGGTTTCGAATACTTTCGCATTTAACTATATTTGATGTGTTGTTCTCTCGAGATGTTTCTGTGGTTTACGAGCAcaggaaattgttttattgtccaCGAACTTTCTAACTTGGCCCTTTGTTTTGAATCCTCAGGTTCCACCCTCCCAGCGTAGTTGGAGTGATGGGGAGCGCCGCGGCCTCAGCCAAACTCCTCGGCCTGTCTCCTTCTCAGTGCAGTCATGCGTTGGCCATTGCAGCCTCTTCTGCCGGGGCGCCTTTGGCCAACGCCGCCACTCAAACCAAGCCGTTCCACATAGGGAACGCAGCTCGGAGAGGGTTAGAAGCTGCCCGGCTGGCACAGATGGGACTGGAGGGAAACCCCTCCATGCTGGACATGGACGTCGGTTTGGGAGTTTACTACAATGACTACAGCCCTTCCACGATGCCAGATTGTGCCTCTGGTGCCTTCAGGTGGATCCTGGAAGATCAGGATGTGGCATTCAAGCGCATCCCGGCTCACTTGGCCATGCACTGGCTGGTGGACGCGGCTCTAGCAGCACGTGGGAAGCTCCAAGAGGCGGCTTGGCACTTTGACCTCAGCCAGATCCAAAGGGTCACCCTGAGAGTGCCTCCATCCAAGTACATTAACTGCCCCTTTCCCACCACGGAGCATCAGGCCAGGCACTCCTTCCAGTTCAACGCCTGCTCGGCCCTGCTGGACGGCAAAGTGACGGTGGCTTCCTTCGATCCAGCTCAAATTAACCGTCCCGCTCTGAAGGAGCTCCTTTCTAAAGTTGAGGTGAAGACGCCGGCAGACAATCACCCCAGCTTTGATAAGATGTACGGCGAGGTCCAGATAGAGACAGCTCGGGGAGAAAACTGCACAGCTAGATGCAATACCTTTTACGGCCACTGGAGGAAGCCACTGAGTCAGGAGGACCTGGTGGAGAAGTTCATAGTTAATGCATCGTCGGTATTGTGCACGGAGGGAGTGGAGGGAGTGATTGATGTGATTGAGAACATTGAGAAGGTGACAGAGTGCTCAGTCTTGGACTCGTATCTGAGGATGACCAGCAACACACTGGAGCAAGTGTACAGCACAGGAATGATCTGACTGCttaatttaaagagacagtgttATGCAAAATATACTCAGCGTCATGTGTTagtgttattccctcatcaaaagcatacctgaagtgttgctttgaggGGTTTTTTCCATGATTGATTGAGGAATCCTTGTGGTCTAAATAAAGCGCTGCCTCTTTCACCCTCTCCTGCCACCCAGAAACTCGGCTAATTCAGACAAggcaacagcaattagcaaacacctgaacTGAGCATCTACTGAGATTATAAACAGAGTTACTTTGCTATATGATGAGATGTTGGTAAAATTGTTAATTAAGGAAATTTTGTGATGATGCTAAATGCAACGTGTTGGGAAgaccaggagcttcttaaagagacaaaggcccaatttcaaggtgctaaAGTGCAaagttgaatttcttttaagtcatgttttatatatacatcatttttttaagtgaagcTATGAGTTACTTGCTTGTACTTCAATACCATGacatgcctggaaaacacataatgctgcCTCTTTATATTTGTATTCCATAATCttgtaagaaaatgtaaagcataaatatttatttttctttggtgccggattttttgggggaaataaactgaactgcaaagcaagttttctttattgatCCTCAGAAATATCATCAACAATGAGTGTttgaatgcaataaaataaatcctttttttttttggtgaaccaaaaaaattcaaacatgaTGCAGATGTCAGAACTATCCCCAAAGAGCTAACATTTCAAGAGCATCTGTTTTTAATCGAGTTTGTATCTCCTTGACGTCAACTCAGCAGCTGTCTACAAAAACGAATTGGCAAATCTACACTCCAACATTCTGCGGTCTTCTGCCGAATCAGGCCATCTTCAAGACGCCCTGCACCATGGATCCGATCCCGTCAAAGATCTCGTGGATGGGAGCGTCGCACATGAAGGCGCAGGTG
Encoded here:
- the acod1 gene encoding cis-aconitate decarboxylase; the encoded protein is MLRKGITESFGAAIHALGASQLTDGVINRSKRMMLDTLGVGLLGTRTAVFNKALKYSQLFTSERSSSIWGRSEITLPPCYAALVNGIAVHSMDFDDTWHPATHPSGAVLPALLALAETLPSRPSGLDLLLAFNVGIEVQGRLMRFSREAYNIPERFHPPSVVGVMGSAAASAKLLGLSPSQCSHALAIAASSAGAPLANAATQTKPFHIGNAARRGLEAARLAQMGLEGNPSMLDMDVGLGVYYNDYSPSTMPDCASGAFRWILEDQDVAFKRIPAHLAMHWLVDAALAARGKLQEAAWHFDLSQIQRVTLRVPPSKYINCPFPTTEHQARHSFQFNACSALLDGKVTVASFDPAQINRPALKELLSKVEVKTPADNHPSFDKMYGEVQIETARGENCTARCNTFYGHWRKPLSQEDLVEKFIVNASSVLCTEGVEGVIDVIENIEKVTECSVLDSYLRMTSNTLEQVYSTGMI